In Brevibacillus brevis NBRC 100599, a single genomic region encodes these proteins:
- a CDS encoding recombinase family protein: MKVAIYLRVSTQEQVDNYSIEAQRERLEAFCKAKGWTVYDVYVDAGFTGSNTDRPGLQRLLMELDKVDVVAVYKLDRLSRSQRDTLTLIEDHFLKNKVDFVSLTEALDTSTPFGKAMIGILAVFAQLERETIAERMRLGHIKRAEEGLRGMGGDYDPAGYKRQDGRLVLVPEEAQHIQEAFNLYEQYLSITKVQKRLKELNYPVWRFRRYRDILSNKLYCGYVQFADKHYKGQHESIITEEQFDRVQILLSRHKGRNAFKAKEALLTGLAVCGECGESYVSYHCRAKGKHYRYYTCRARRFPSEYPEKCHNKNWRSEAIEKFIQDALYTIADEKETSEREFVAIDYGTQLKKIDQKLERLVDLYADGSIEKSVLDKQVTKLNNEKRDIAEQQAAQTERAARSVNRKQLQDYAIVLESAAFPDRQAIVQKLIRRLAIHKDRLEIEWNF; encoded by the coding sequence ATGAAAGTTGCCATATATCTACGGGTCAGCACCCAGGAGCAGGTAGACAATTACTCTATCGAGGCACAACGTGAACGGTTGGAGGCTTTCTGTAAAGCAAAAGGCTGGACGGTGTACGATGTCTACGTAGACGCTGGATTTACTGGCTCAAATACCGATAGACCGGGTTTACAGCGCCTACTAATGGAGCTAGATAAGGTGGATGTGGTTGCCGTATATAAACTGGACAGGCTATCCCGATCCCAACGTGACACGTTGACACTAATTGAGGATCACTTCTTGAAAAACAAAGTCGATTTCGTATCACTAACCGAGGCACTCGACACCTCAACACCTTTTGGTAAAGCTATGATCGGCATTTTAGCTGTGTTTGCTCAACTGGAGCGCGAAACAATTGCGGAGCGAATGAGACTGGGACATATTAAACGTGCAGAAGAAGGACTACGAGGAATGGGAGGGGACTACGACCCTGCTGGGTATAAAAGACAGGATGGGCGTCTTGTACTCGTGCCAGAAGAGGCTCAGCACATCCAGGAAGCCTTTAATCTTTACGAGCAGTATCTTTCCATTACCAAAGTTCAAAAACGCCTTAAAGAGCTTAATTATCCAGTCTGGCGGTTCCGCAGATATCGAGACATTCTATCTAATAAGCTCTATTGCGGGTATGTCCAATTTGCGGACAAACACTATAAAGGTCAACACGAATCGATCATAACAGAAGAACAATTTGACCGTGTACAAATACTCCTATCACGGCACAAAGGACGCAACGCTTTTAAAGCAAAAGAAGCACTACTAACCGGACTTGCCGTTTGTGGAGAGTGTGGCGAGTCTTACGTGTCTTACCATTGCCGCGCCAAGGGCAAGCACTATCGCTATTACACATGTCGCGCAAGACGCTTTCCCTCAGAATACCCAGAGAAATGCCATAACAAAAATTGGCGCTCAGAAGCAATAGAGAAATTTATACAAGATGCCCTTTATACGATCGCAGATGAAAAGGAAACATCCGAACGTGAATTTGTTGCAATTGATTATGGGACGCAATTGAAGAAGATTGACCAAAAACTTGAGCGGCTAGTTGACCTATATGCTGACGGAAGCATAGAAAAAAGTGTATTAGACAAACAAGTCACTAAACTGAACAACGAAAAGCGTGATATCGCAGAACAACAGGCCGCACAGACGGAACGAGCTGCACGGAGCGTTAATCGCAAGCAACTGCAAGATTACGCAATTGTTCTTGAATCGGCTGCTTTCCCTGATCGGCAGGCCATCGTTCAAAAACTAATTCGCCGTCTTGCAATCCATAAAGACAGGTTGGAGATTGAGTGGAATTTTTAG